In Massilistercora timonensis, the following are encoded in one genomic region:
- the aroF gene encoding 3-deoxy-7-phosphoheptulonate synthase, translating into MIIVLKPNSTQEQVSRVEALVKKRGLDTHIVVGTGQTIIGCIGDTSRIDPRLFEVNPYVDKVMHVQEPYKLANRAFHPDNSVVDVSGVKIGDGHLGLIAGPCSVESFEQVLTVAKAVKASGANLLRGGAFKPRTSPYAFQGLGLEGLEILCQVKEEVGLPIVTELMSPEHLDIFNEKVDLIQIGARNMQNFDLLKQLGQVDRPILLKRGLNATYDEWIMSAEYIMASGNENVILCERGIRTFESYTRNTLDLQSIPVLHKLTHLPVIIDPSHAGGKWWLVDSMSKAAIAAGADGLMVEVHNDPESALCDGAQSLKPEKYDRLLREVSQIAQVVGKQV; encoded by the coding sequence ATGATCATCGTATTAAAACCAAATTCAACCCAGGAACAAGTCTCCCGCGTAGAAGCGCTTGTGAAAAAGCGGGGACTGGATACACATATCGTAGTCGGCACCGGCCAGACCATCATCGGCTGTATCGGCGACACTTCCCGCATCGACCCCCGTCTCTTTGAGGTCAACCCTTATGTAGACAAGGTCATGCACGTACAGGAGCCTTACAAGCTGGCCAACCGGGCCTTCCATCCGGACAACTCCGTGGTGGACGTCTCCGGCGTGAAGATCGGCGACGGTCATCTTGGCCTGATCGCCGGCCCCTGCTCTGTAGAATCTTTTGAGCAGGTTCTCACCGTGGCCAAAGCTGTAAAGGCCTCCGGCGCCAATCTCCTGCGGGGCGGCGCGTTCAAGCCCCGGACCAGCCCGTATGCCTTCCAGGGACTGGGACTGGAAGGACTGGAGATCCTCTGCCAGGTGAAAGAAGAAGTGGGGCTTCCCATCGTCACAGAGCTGATGTCCCCGGAGCACCTGGACATTTTCAATGAGAAGGTGGATCTGATCCAGATCGGCGCCCGCAATATGCAGAACTTCGACCTGCTCAAGCAATTAGGCCAGGTGGACCGCCCCATCCTTCTCAAGCGTGGCCTGAACGCCACCTATGATGAATGGATCATGTCCGCGGAGTATATCATGGCTTCCGGAAATGAAAATGTAATCCTCTGCGAGCGGGGCATCCGTACCTTTGAGAGCTATACCCGGAACACGCTGGATCTCCAGAGTATTCCGGTACTTCATAAACTGACCCACCTTCCGGTGATCATCGATCCCAGCCACGCCGGCGGGAAATGGTGGCTGGTAGACTCCATGTCCAAAGCCGCCATCGCGGCAGGGGCGGACGGCCTGATGGTGGAAGTGCACAACGATCCGGAATCTGCCCTGTGCGACGGAGCCCAGTCCCTGAAGCCGGAGAAATATGACCGGCTTCTCCGGGAGGTTTCCCAGATCGCCCAGGTAGTGGGAAAGCAGGTGTGA
- the thiC gene encoding phosphomethylpyrimidine synthase ThiC has translation MRNYTTQMDAARKGILTPEMKTVAEKEHFPEEKLMALVAEGKVVICANKKHTCLDPEGIGSMLRTKVNVNLGVSRDCKDYDIEMEKVMSAVNLGAEAIMDLSSHGNTQPFRQKLTRECPVMIGTVPVYDSVIHYQRDLATLTAQDFIDVIRLHAEDGVDFVTLHCGITRKTIEQIRKHKRKMNIVSRGGSLVFAWMSMTGEENPFYEYFDQILEICEEYDVTISLGDACRPGCLADATDVCQIEELVRLGELTKRAWDHNVQVMVEGPGHVPLNQVAANMEVQKSLCMGAPFYVLGPLVTDIAPGYDHITGAIGGAVAAMSGAAFLCYVTPAEHLALPNVEDVKQGIIASKIAAHAADIAKGIPGARDIDDQMAEARRNLDWDAQFACALDPETAKAIRDSRSPEDDHSDTCSMCGKFCAVRSMNKALAGEYIDIL, from the coding sequence ATGAGAAACTACACAACCCAGATGGATGCGGCAAGAAAAGGAATCCTGACACCGGAAATGAAGACGGTGGCGGAAAAAGAACATTTTCCGGAAGAAAAACTGATGGCCCTTGTGGCCGAAGGAAAAGTGGTGATCTGCGCCAACAAAAAGCATACCTGTCTGGATCCGGAGGGGATCGGAAGTATGCTGCGCACGAAGGTCAATGTGAACCTGGGGGTATCCCGGGACTGCAAGGACTATGATATTGAGATGGAAAAGGTTATGAGCGCGGTAAACTTAGGCGCAGAGGCCATTATGGACCTCTCCAGCCACGGCAATACACAGCCCTTCCGCCAGAAACTAACCCGGGAATGCCCGGTGATGATCGGAACCGTTCCTGTCTATGACAGCGTCATCCATTACCAGCGGGACCTGGCCACCCTGACCGCCCAGGATTTCATCGACGTGATCCGGCTGCACGCTGAGGACGGAGTAGATTTTGTCACGCTTCACTGCGGCATCACCCGCAAGACTATCGAGCAGATCCGCAAACACAAACGGAAAATGAATATTGTAAGCCGGGGCGGAAGCCTGGTTTTTGCCTGGATGAGTATGACAGGGGAAGAGAATCCTTTCTATGAATATTTTGATCAGATCCTGGAGATCTGTGAAGAATACGATGTGACCATCTCTCTGGGAGACGCCTGCCGGCCCGGATGTCTGGCGGACGCCACCGACGTATGCCAGATCGAAGAACTGGTGCGCCTGGGCGAACTTACCAAGCGGGCCTGGGACCACAACGTACAGGTGATGGTGGAAGGACCGGGGCATGTGCCCCTCAACCAGGTGGCTGCTAATATGGAAGTGCAGAAAAGCCTGTGCATGGGCGCGCCCTTCTATGTGCTGGGACCTTTGGTCACTGATATTGCTCCCGGCTATGACCATATCACCGGCGCCATCGGCGGCGCGGTGGCTGCCATGAGCGGCGCGGCTTTCCTGTGCTACGTCACACCGGCAGAGCACCTGGCACTCCCCAATGTAGAGGACGTAAAACAGGGGATCATCGCCTCCAAGATCGCGGCTCACGCAGCCGACATTGCCAAGGGAATCCCCGGCGCCCGGGACATTGATGACCAGATGGCCGAAGCCCGGCGCAATCTGGACTGGGATGCTCAGTTTGCCTGCGCTCTGGATCCGGAGACCGCCAAGGCCATCCGGGATAGCAGAAGCCCCGAGGATGACCACAGCGACACTTGCAGCATGTGCGGAAAATTCTGCGCAGTGCGCAGTATGAATAAAGCGCTGGCCGGGGAATATATCGATATCTTGTAA
- the aroB gene encoding 3-dehydroquinate synthase — translation MKLTVDLGASSYPIYIENGLLGNAASYIETAFTGKRIMIISDDNVYPLYGEKLLDALSTAWECHSLVLPHGESTKDFQSLPRIYDALLAAGISRSDLVIALGGGVIGDLAGFAASSFLRGVRLVQIPTSLLAQVDSSVGGKVAVDLPQGKNLVGAFFQPSLVLIDPTVLDTLPERFRKDGMGEVIKYGCIRDAGLFRLLSGHTFFEDLREDLGDIIFRCVDIKRQVVERDQFDTGERMLLNFGHTLAHTIEQHFQYERESHGEAVAIGMYQICRMAEEKGLTRAGTAEEIRKLLDIYGLPHACGLPLGELTGAITRDKKNLGGHLNLILLHEIGDSYIYPADAGFFEDENRAV, via the coding sequence ATGAAACTTACGGTGGACCTTGGAGCCAGCAGCTATCCCATCTATATTGAAAACGGGCTTCTTGGAAATGCAGCTTCCTATATAGAGACCGCATTTACCGGGAAACGGATCATGATCATCTCCGATGACAACGTGTATCCTCTCTATGGAGAGAAACTTCTGGACGCTCTTTCCACGGCCTGGGAGTGTCACAGCCTGGTGCTCCCCCACGGGGAATCCACCAAGGATTTCCAGTCCCTGCCCCGGATCTACGATGCCCTTCTTGCCGCCGGGATCTCCAGAAGCGACCTGGTGATCGCCCTGGGCGGCGGAGTGATCGGTGATCTGGCCGGCTTTGCCGCCTCCAGCTTCCTGCGGGGCGTGCGCCTGGTGCAGATCCCCACTTCTCTCCTGGCTCAGGTGGATTCTTCTGTAGGCGGAAAGGTCGCTGTGGACCTGCCCCAGGGAAAGAACCTGGTGGGCGCTTTCTTCCAGCCTTCGCTGGTGCTCATTGATCCCACAGTCCTTGATACCCTGCCGGAGCGGTTCCGGAAGGACGGCATGGGTGAAGTGATCAAGTACGGATGTATCCGGGACGCCGGACTCTTCCGGCTGCTTTCCGGCCACACCTTCTTTGAGGATCTGAGGGAAGATCTGGGGGATATCATTTTCCGGTGCGTGGACATCAAACGCCAGGTAGTTGAACGGGACCAGTTCGATACCGGAGAGCGGATGCTCTTAAATTTCGGCCACACTCTGGCACATACCATTGAACAACATTTCCAGTATGAGCGGGAAAGCCACGGGGAAGCAGTGGCCATCGGCATGTATCAGATCTGCCGGATGGCAGAGGAAAAAGGCCTTACCAGGGCCGGAACCGCAGAGGAGATCCGGAAGCTTCTGGATATCTACGGGCTGCCCCACGCCTGCGGACTCCCTCTTGGAGAACTGACAGGGGCCATCACCCGGGACAAGAAAAACCTGGGAGGACACTTAAACCTGATCCTGCTCCACGAGATCGGAGACAGCTACATTTATCCTGCGGACGCCGGATTTTTCGAAGATGAAAACCGGGCCGTGTGA
- a CDS encoding LD-carboxypeptidase — MGTIYPRPLRKGDRICVIDPANAFTEEGILGVQSCFEEKGFEVVFSRDMAFRHGTPQERAEIFNQVIRDEENRGIFCMWGGYGTMTLLDLLDYPALEANRPVFSGFSDNTALHLAIGSRTELVTFHGPILYSEKRPATPKATEAFLKLAGEPKKPRTLTNLNGEEMEIFREGVCEGKLTGGNLTLISRLMGTPWEIDTKGKILFFEEVGERPYRLHGMLTQLAMAGKLQEAAGIVVGALTDCDTPGRPGSARQLVMEALEAANGPVVYGLAAGHRGDTLTLSMNAPARLEAVDGEIHFQTGV; from the coding sequence ATGGGAACCATCTATCCAAGACCGCTTCGAAAGGGAGACCGGATCTGCGTGATCGATCCGGCCAATGCATTTACAGAGGAAGGGATCCTGGGGGTCCAGTCCTGCTTTGAGGAGAAAGGTTTCGAAGTGGTGTTTTCCAGGGATATGGCATTTCGTCACGGGACGCCGCAAGAGCGGGCAGAGATCTTTAATCAGGTGATCCGGGATGAGGAGAACAGAGGGATCTTCTGTATGTGGGGTGGGTATGGAACTATGACCCTTCTTGATCTTCTGGATTATCCGGCCCTGGAGGCGAATCGTCCGGTGTTCTCCGGGTTCAGCGACAATACGGCGCTCCATCTGGCCATCGGAAGCCGGACGGAGCTGGTCACCTTTCACGGACCGATCCTCTACAGTGAGAAACGGCCGGCCACGCCAAAGGCGACGGAAGCATTTCTTAAGCTGGCGGGAGAACCAAAGAAACCGAGGACACTTACCAATCTGAACGGGGAAGAGATGGAGATCTTCCGGGAGGGGGTCTGCGAAGGAAAGCTTACCGGCGGAAATCTGACGCTGATCAGCCGGCTGATGGGAACGCCCTGGGAGATTGATACGAAGGGGAAGATCCTCTTTTTTGAAGAGGTGGGGGAACGGCCCTACCGGCTGCATGGAATGCTGACCCAGCTGGCGATGGCGGGGAAGCTTCAGGAAGCGGCAGGCATTGTGGTGGGGGCGCTGACCGACTGCGATACCCCGGGACGCCCGGGAAGCGCAAGACAGCTTGTGATGGAGGCGCTGGAGGCGGCAAATGGGCCGGTGGTCTACGGGCTTGCGGCCGGCCACAGAGGCGACACCCTGACGCTGTCCATGAACGCGCCGGCCAGGCTGGAGGCGGTGGATGGAGAGATCCATTTTCAGACCGGCGTGTGA
- a CDS encoding SDR family NAD(P)-dependent oxidoreductase, with translation MKLQGKIAIVTGAGKGIGREAALAVASEGATVVAVARTQADLDETVRLIEEAGGNAIALSRDLTDAAQVQSMADEVVARFGRIDILVNNAGGYPSEIYDKVRQQAIKIWEWSEEQWDQIIKTNLKIPFLCINKVVPVMIRQGSGDIVSVSSRMGRIASQMGAYAVAKGGIVTLTKTTAIQTKEYGIRANAVAPGIVDTPGQRVYNHNVGQDDIQMGSAADVAKAILYLLCDAPPVMTGQVLDLFTTV, from the coding sequence TTGAAATTACAAGGTAAGATCGCCATTGTTACCGGAGCCGGGAAAGGCATCGGGCGGGAAGCCGCCCTGGCCGTCGCCTCGGAAGGCGCCACTGTCGTGGCCGTCGCCCGGACCCAGGCAGATCTGGATGAGACCGTCAGATTAATTGAAGAAGCAGGCGGAAACGCCATCGCCCTCTCCCGGGACCTGACCGACGCGGCCCAGGTACAGTCCATGGCCGATGAAGTGGTGGCGCGTTTCGGCCGCATCGATATCCTGGTAAATAACGCCGGAGGATATCCCTCTGAGATCTATGACAAAGTCAGACAGCAGGCCATCAAGATCTGGGAGTGGTCTGAGGAACAGTGGGATCAGATCATCAAGACCAATCTGAAGATTCCCTTCCTGTGTATCAATAAGGTGGTGCCCGTCATGATCCGCCAGGGCAGCGGAGACATCGTCAGCGTCTCCTCCCGGATGGGGCGTATCGCCTCCCAAATGGGGGCTTACGCCGTGGCCAAGGGCGGCATCGTCACCCTGACCAAGACCACCGCCATCCAGACCAAAGAGTACGGCATCCGGGCCAACGCCGTGGCCCCGGGCATTGTAGACACCCCCGGCCAGCGGGTGTACAACCACAACGTAGGGCAGGATGACATCCAGATGGGCAGCGCCGCAGATGTGGCGAAGGCAATCCTTTACCTGCTGTGTGACGCGCCGCCGGTTATGACCGGCCAGGTCCTGGATCTTTTTACTACGGTATAA
- a CDS encoding DUF1847 domain-containing protein, which yields MDKKETSCIDCGVKNCDKGDKTFPEFCLTTHMDPEILREAMELYQEEENHRVTVAAAEVEYEHYCKYTRVEEIMAFAEKIGAKKIGIATCVGLLKESRTLAAILRKHGFEVYGVACKAGTVPKTEVGIPEECCSLGKNMCNPILQAKILNAKGTQLNVVMGLCVGHDSLFYKYSEALTTTGVTKDRVLGHNPVAALYTAESYYQKLF from the coding sequence GTGGATAAGAAAGAGACGTCCTGCATTGACTGCGGGGTAAAGAACTGTGATAAAGGAGACAAGACATTTCCAGAATTCTGCCTGACCACCCATATGGATCCGGAAATCCTCCGGGAGGCGATGGAGCTGTATCAGGAGGAAGAGAACCACCGGGTGACGGTGGCGGCGGCAGAAGTGGAGTATGAACATTATTGTAAATATACCCGGGTGGAGGAGATCATGGCCTTCGCCGAGAAGATCGGCGCCAAAAAGATTGGCATCGCCACCTGCGTGGGGCTTCTGAAAGAAAGCCGCACCCTGGCGGCGATCCTCAGGAAACACGGATTTGAAGTCTACGGCGTGGCCTGCAAGGCGGGGACAGTGCCCAAGACAGAAGTGGGAATTCCAGAAGAATGCTGCAGCCTGGGGAAGAATATGTGCAATCCCATCCTGCAGGCGAAGATCCTGAATGCAAAAGGGACTCAGCTGAATGTGGTGATGGGGCTGTGCGTGGGACATGACAGCCTCTTCTATAAATATTCGGAGGCGCTGACCACCACCGGGGTGACCAAGGACCGGGTGCTGGGGCATAATCCGGTGGCGGCGCTGTATACGGCGGAAAGTTACTATCAGAAGCTGTTTTAA
- the thiW gene encoding energy coupling factor transporter S component ThiW, producing the protein MTQKMTTKKLAMAGVLTALATVGSMISFPVAGSQCAPVQHMVNILAAVTLGPGWGVGVAFCASLLRNILGIGSLMAFPGSMIGAFCCGMVYAKWKKLAPTCVAEALGTGILGGIAAYPVAEFLMGAGPAGLFVYVVPFLISTVAGSILAFVLITVLSRGGVLNQLKAA; encoded by the coding sequence ATGACACAGAAAATGACAACCAAGAAACTGGCCATGGCCGGTGTCCTCACCGCTCTGGCCACAGTGGGAAGTATGATCAGCTTCCCGGTAGCCGGCAGCCAGTGCGCGCCGGTGCAGCACATGGTCAATATCCTGGCCGCCGTTACGTTAGGCCCTGGCTGGGGCGTAGGCGTTGCCTTCTGCGCAAGTCTTCTGCGTAACATCCTTGGGATCGGCAGCCTGATGGCTTTCCCGGGCAGCATGATCGGAGCCTTCTGCTGCGGTATGGTCTATGCCAAATGGAAGAAGCTTGCTCCCACCTGCGTGGCCGAGGCGCTTGGCACCGGTATCCTTGGCGGGATCGCCGCGTATCCGGTGGCGGAATTCCTGATGGGGGCAGGTCCGGCAGGACTGTTTGTCTATGTAGTTCCCTTCCTGATCTCCACGGTAGCAGGAAGCATCCTGGCCTTCGTACTGATCACAGTACTGTCCAGAGGCGGGGTTTTAAATCAGTTAAAAGCAGCGTAA
- the ytvI gene encoding sporulation integral membrane protein YtvI, producing the protein MERQRKFIINFLYFAIILGVVFLFVRFLLPLLAPFVLGLLIAYALQKPTCFLTRKTRAPRKLMAALMVLVFYGTVGVLVALASIKTFSWATQMVVELPSLVRIYVQPVLTQLFQELEQAVMKMDPTLLETVNYMSNQLLSMLGDLMSSLSMWSMQAISSFASSLPMLFLKLLLMVISTFFIAMDFDKLTAFCMRQLDEKGKEIFLQVKKYMVGTLFVCIRSYGLIMSITFCELLLGFTIIGMEPAVILALCIAIFDILPVLGTGGIMIPWAVITALLGDYSLALKLFVLYLVITIIRNIIEPKIVGSQLGLHPVVTLASMFAGVQLAGVVGLFGFPIGLSLMKHLNDTGTIEIFKRPDQS; encoded by the coding sequence ATGGAAAGACAGAGAAAATTTATTATTAATTTTTTATATTTCGCGATCATCCTGGGAGTGGTATTCCTTTTTGTAAGGTTCCTGCTCCCGCTTCTTGCGCCTTTTGTGCTGGGCCTTCTGATCGCCTATGCCCTGCAGAAGCCAACATGCTTCCTGACAAGGAAGACCAGGGCGCCCCGGAAGCTGATGGCGGCGCTGATGGTGCTGGTGTTCTATGGAACGGTGGGTGTGCTGGTGGCGCTGGCGAGTATCAAGACTTTTTCCTGGGCGACACAGATGGTGGTGGAGCTGCCTTCTCTGGTACGGATTTATGTGCAGCCAGTGCTGACGCAGCTGTTCCAGGAGTTGGAGCAGGCGGTGATGAAGATGGATCCCACGCTTCTGGAGACGGTGAATTATATGAGCAACCAGCTGTTGTCCATGCTGGGTGATCTGATGTCCAGCCTGTCCATGTGGAGTATGCAGGCCATCTCCAGCTTTGCGTCTTCCCTTCCTATGCTGTTTTTGAAGCTGCTTCTGATGGTGATATCCACCTTCTTTATCGCCATGGATTTTGACAAGCTGACGGCTTTCTGTATGCGACAGCTGGATGAGAAGGGGAAGGAGATCTTCCTGCAGGTGAAGAAATACATGGTGGGTACGCTGTTTGTATGTATCCGTTCCTACGGACTGATCATGTCCATTACGTTCTGCGAACTGCTGCTTGGATTTACCATTATCGGCATGGAGCCGGCGGTGATCTTGGCTCTTTGTATCGCTATCTTCGATATCCTCCCGGTGCTGGGAACCGGCGGTATCATGATCCCCTGGGCAGTGATCACGGCTCTTCTGGGAGACTATTCGCTGGCGCTGAAGTTATTTGTCCTGTATCTGGTGATCACCATCATCCGGAACATCATTGAGCCGAAAATTGTAGGAAGCCAGCTGGGCCTCCACCCGGTGGTAACGCTGGCCAGCATGTTTGCCGGCGTGCAGCTTGCGGGAGTGGTAGGACTCTTTGGCTTCCCCATTGGTCTTTCTCTTATGAAACATCTGAACGATACCGGAACCATTGAGATCTTTAAGCGTCCGGATCAATCTTAA
- the prdD gene encoding proline reductase cluster protein PrdD, whose amino-acid sequence METGSRLTVRAYHVTDVEYGEENRVTVDGKLTVCRETAEEILAKEPLIKEIKIRIIRPEEHDQHTNTIMDVIPISTKVLGKVGEGITHTLTGVYVLLTGIDESGRQVCNFGGSNGILAEKVAWGRAGTPLETDLLISFDVVLKEGTWADRPGPDAAHRACDSFCQIFREQMKKFNGYKCTEKHVFQETYEPWRKDVYIVKEVSGQGAVYDTRMFGNEPCGFEGGHSVIDMGCMPALVTPNEFRDGVMRAMD is encoded by the coding sequence GTGGAAACAGGTTCAAGACTTACAGTGCGGGCGTACCACGTGACCGACGTGGAGTACGGAGAAGAAAACCGGGTGACGGTGGACGGGAAACTGACGGTGTGCAGGGAGACGGCGGAAGAGATCCTGGCAAAGGAACCGCTGATCAAAGAGATCAAGATCCGGATCATCCGGCCGGAGGAACATGATCAGCACACCAATACCATCATGGATGTGATCCCCATTTCCACCAAGGTTCTGGGGAAGGTGGGGGAAGGGATCACCCATACCCTGACCGGCGTGTATGTGCTGCTCACCGGCATCGACGAGAGCGGCCGGCAGGTCTGCAATTTCGGCGGAAGCAACGGGATCCTGGCAGAGAAGGTGGCCTGGGGACGGGCAGGGACACCTCTTGAGACCGACCTTCTGATTTCCTTTGACGTGGTGTTAAAAGAAGGTACCTGGGCGGACCGGCCGGGACCAGACGCGGCCCACAGGGCCTGCGACTCTTTCTGCCAGATCTTCCGGGAGCAGATGAAGAAATTCAACGGCTACAAATGTACGGAGAAGCATGTATTTCAGGAAACCTACGAGCCCTGGCGCAAGGATGTGTACATTGTCAAGGAAGTGTCCGGCCAGGGAGCGGTCTATGACACCCGGATGTTCGGCAACGAGCCCTGCGGCTTCGAGGGAGGGCACTCGGTGATCGATATGGGGTGCATGCCGGCGCTGGTGACGCCCAATGAATTCCGTGACGGTGTGATGCGGGCCATGGATTAG
- a CDS encoding glycine/sarcosine/betaine reductase component B subunit, whose amino-acid sequence MGIGTSMKETSLHYYRDPLVEAVSQDGDVNLRGIIIVGSPDGNEDKYLSAERVGVSLECARADGAIFSCNGLGNNHVDYAHAIEAAEVRGVPVVALSMVPAKDFVVQNDHLDGVQCYYKALEKTGAVGDETTVLAENTVDEMDARKALARLKLKMRKKEQG is encoded by the coding sequence ATGGGAATCGGAACAAGTATGAAGGAAACGTCGCTGCACTATTACCGGGATCCTCTGGTGGAGGCGGTGTCCCAGGACGGAGATGTGAATCTGCGGGGGATCATCATCGTAGGATCTCCGGACGGAAACGAGGATAAATATCTGTCTGCGGAGCGGGTGGGCGTGAGCCTGGAATGTGCCCGGGCGGACGGAGCCATCTTCTCCTGCAACGGCCTGGGCAACAACCATGTGGATTATGCCCACGCCATTGAGGCGGCGGAGGTAAGAGGCGTGCCGGTGGTGGCGCTGAGCATGGTGCCGGCCAAGGATTTCGTGGTGCAGAACGACCACCTGGACGGAGTCCAGTGTTACTATAAGGCGCTGGAGAAGACGGGCGCGGTGGGAGACGAGACTACCGTGCTGGCGGAAAATACCGTGGATGAGATGGACGCCAGGAAAGCCCTGGCCCGGCTGAAGCTGAAGATGAGGAAGAAAGAACAGGGATAA
- a CDS encoding DUF3810 domain-containing protein: MKGRQVKNITPGRRLVAAVVLAAAGAALGGVARGIPGFGQWYSTHIYPVLVGGIGRVTGFVPFSVAEILLYAGVVFFLGFGGRQIFRRLRRTGRKGEGARWLAGAALAAGILFFLYMACCGVNYYRESFAESAGIRRDRYTVEELREVCLWLTEEVNTWSAQVSRGQDGQMELKGSPEKKTVEAMEGLGEIYPQLGGYYPGPKGLLNPWILSVQKLTGVYSPFTIEANYNTAMTPYNIPFTACHELSHLKGFMQEEEANFIAFLACRRSEDADFQYSGAMLGWINCMNVLYEADYESWEEIRGQLGEEANVDLAANSQFWSRYDGRVAEVADQVNDRYLKANGQKDGVESYDRMADLIVAWYLEQ, translated from the coding sequence ATGAAGGGAAGACAGGTGAAGAACATAACCCCTGGAAGAAGACTGGTGGCGGCGGTTGTTCTGGCGGCTGCGGGGGCGGCTCTTGGCGGGGTGGCCAGAGGGATCCCGGGATTCGGGCAGTGGTACAGCACCCATATTTACCCGGTATTGGTTGGCGGGATCGGCCGGGTCACAGGATTTGTTCCCTTTTCGGTGGCGGAGATCCTTCTCTACGCAGGGGTGGTTTTTTTCCTGGGCTTTGGTGGGAGACAGATCTTCCGCAGGTTGAGGCGGACTGGAAGAAAAGGGGAGGGAGCAAGGTGGCTTGCCGGCGCGGCGCTGGCGGCGGGAATCCTTTTCTTCCTATATATGGCCTGCTGCGGCGTAAATTATTACCGGGAATCCTTCGCAGAGAGCGCCGGAATCCGGCGTGACCGGTATACGGTGGAGGAACTGCGGGAAGTCTGCCTGTGGCTGACAGAAGAGGTGAATACCTGGAGTGCCCAGGTGTCCCGTGGACAGGACGGGCAGATGGAATTGAAAGGTTCTCCGGAGAAGAAGACTGTGGAGGCCATGGAAGGTCTGGGAGAGATCTATCCTCAGCTGGGAGGATATTATCCCGGGCCCAAGGGACTTCTTAATCCCTGGATCCTGTCGGTACAGAAGCTGACAGGGGTGTATTCGCCTTTTACCATAGAGGCCAATTATAATACGGCGATGACGCCCTATAACATTCCCTTTACCGCCTGCCACGAGCTCTCTCACCTGAAGGGGTTCATGCAGGAGGAAGAGGCAAATTTTATTGCATTTCTTGCCTGCCGCCGCTCAGAGGATGCGGATTTTCAGTACAGCGGCGCCATGCTTGGCTGGATCAACTGCATGAACGTGCTCTATGAAGCGGATTATGAGAGCTGGGAGGAGATCCGCGGCCAGCTGGGAGAAGAGGCAAATGTAGATCTGGCGGCCAACAGTCAGTTCTGGAGCCGGTATGACGGCCGGGTGGCAGAGGTGGCGGATCAGGTCAATGACCGGTATCTCAAGGCCAACGGACAGAAAGACGGAGTGGAAAGCTATGACCGGATGGCAGACCTGATCGTGGCCTGGTATCTGGAACAATAA
- a CDS encoding helix-turn-helix transcriptional regulator, whose protein sequence is MSRIRIDIERVLQEKGISKTQLCYTCRLQRTQLNNYCKNKVVRIDLHTLAKICDFLDCDVNEILKLEKDDKE, encoded by the coding sequence ATGAGTAGGATTAGAATCGACATAGAACGGGTTCTGCAGGAAAAGGGGATCAGCAAGACGCAGCTTTGCTACACCTGCAGGCTCCAGCGCACACAGCTGAATAACTACTGCAAGAACAAAGTCGTCCGCATCGATCTGCACACTCTTGCGAAGATCTGTGATTTCCTGGACTGCGACGTCAACGAGATCCTGAAGCTGGAAAAAGACGACAAAGAATGA